Sequence from the Curtobacterium sp. MCLR17_007 genome:
CCGCCGTCACATGACGGCGGGGCGTTCTGCGTGCTTTCCGGTCACGTGCCGAGCAGCGACCGGACCGCGTCGACGACGACCTGTCGACGCCGGGGCGCGGTGACGGCCTGCACCAGCGGGTCGAACTCGGCCGAGGTCGTGCTCCAGAACACGGCCAGGTGCATGACGAGCCCGAGCAGCACGGCCGGTCGGTACGAGCGGGGCAGCACACCGGCTCGTTGGGCGTGCTCGACCGCGGCGACCAGGTCGGCGTCACGGGTGAGGATCGCCGGCAGCGGCACCTCGGTCGCGCGTTCCAGCCGGTGCCACGTGAGCAGACGCGGCATCCAGGG
This genomic interval carries:
- a CDS encoding TetR family transcriptional regulator codes for the protein MATFTPPAADAVRARLLLAARDEFAAVGLASARTERIGAAAASNKAQIFHYFGSKEGLFDALVTQTVTETLAEVPLDVDDLPGWAGRLHDAAVARPWMPRLLTWHRLERATEVPLPAILTRDADLVAAVEHAQRAGVLPRSYRPAVLLGLVMHLAVFWSTTSAEFDPLVQAVTAPRRRQVVVDAVRSLLGT